In one window of Tachypleus tridentatus isolate NWPU-2018 chromosome 2, ASM421037v1, whole genome shotgun sequence DNA:
- the LOC143244134 gene encoding uncharacterized protein LOC143244134, which translates to MNSNPPTSTMQNSTYPWVTPTSLSHKSWPPGYQASLTDLFLKKNPLHFGTGISQLAAASSYIEKMSSFNEHSQKCPHPDAKDKPYPCEVCQQYFSLYSSLKSDGACSSSTSCNMSTHPSISRPLSAPPERKQLPTTSQSPTLTAQNSSHPQQAPLALLPPPPPPPPPPPPPSMPVRCQANHVDSQMDQHQPRRPRPAPTKQFLCPVCHKYFTQKGNLKTHMMIHTGEKPYSCQVCGKSFTQKGNVDTHMKIHTGEKEFSCDSCGKCFTQKGNLKTHVRSVHTKEKPFACGVCGKCFSQRGNMHTHVRTHNKDDRFPCTMCGKTFSQKGNLKTHMQRHTGQLPSRRYGSRGGSRSCPVGPRPMLHSSRSNINQFSSFSLHESSSAPPAHGSPQTHTPSLNPINLGKSSQSQNGPPRPTPSPFQNVPKATPESHSQSVPPRSSPLPQVSANLSLGGIHRTPSSTQPSSVSSPSPPSMLSHPSSSVYPHQPSPTLAPHSECMIHPTMHSPPVNNSQMGHVKSPSPCGTPGQLQFSEQESRPFYSAPPTPVPAPLAHSPRWLSHGYQRHYSSFQAPSSMSSYTQHPTPLSRLALLSSNAMAHHHTLGSPLSDDKHNTSTPGLSGHHISDDHFHSSTSPDFSQLLD; encoded by the coding sequence ATGAACAGCAACCCTCCTACTAGTACCATGCAGAATAGTACATATCCTTGGGTGACTCCAACATCTCTTAGTCACAAAAGTTGGCCTCCTGGATACCAGGCTAGTTTAACTGACCTCTTTCTTAAGAAAAACCCTCTTCATTTTGGAACAGGCATTTCTCAATTAGCTGCAGCGTCCAGCTACATAGAAAAAATGTCATCATTTAACGAGCATTCACAAAAGTGCCCCCACCCAGATGCTAAGGATAAACCTTACCCATGCGAGGTTTGCCAGCAGTATTTCTCTCTTTATAGCAGTCTGAAGTCTGATGGAGCCTGCAGTAGTAGCACCTCATGTAACATGTCTACTCACCCTAGTATCAGCCGACCATTGAGTGCTCCACCTGAACGTAAGCAGTTACCAACAACTTCACAGTCACCTACTTTGACTGCACAAAACTCCAGCCATCCTCAGCAGGCTCCTCTTGCTCTTCTTCCACCACCTCCTCCTCCTCCACCACCACCACCCCCACCTTCTATGCCTGTAAGATGTCAGGCAAATCATGTTGACTCCCAGATGGACCAACACCAACCCCGTCGGCCTCGGCCAGCACCAACCAAACAGTTTTTGTGTCCTGTTTGTCACAAGTACTTCACTCAGAAGGGAAATCTGAAGACCCACATGATGATTCACACAGGAGAGAAACCTTACTCCTGCCAGGTTTGTGGTAAAAGCTTTACTCAAAAGGGCAATGTTGATACACACATGAAGATTCACACAGGAGAGAAGGAATTTTCATGTGATTCCTGTGGTAAATGCTTTACCCAGAAAGGAAATTTGAAGACACATGTACGGAGTGTGCATACCAAAGAAAAGCCATTTGCATGTGGAGTTTGTGGAAAATGCTTTTCTCAGCGTGGAAATATGCACACCCATGTAAGAACCCACAACAAGGATGACCGCTTTCCTTGCACTATGTGCGGAAAAACTTTTTCGCAAAAGGGAAACTTGAAAACTCACATGCAACGTCACACTGGTCAGCTGCCTTCTCGTCGTTATGGTTCTCGAGGTGGTTCACGTTCCTGTCCTGTTGGACCTCGTCCAATGCTTCACAGCTCCAGATCTAACATAAACCAGTTTTCATCTTTTTCGCTTCATGAATCTTCTTCAGCTCCACCTGCTCATGGGTCTCCTCAAACCCATACTCCTTCTCTTAACCCTATCAATCTTGGCAAATCCTCTCAATCTCAAAATGGTCCACCAAGGCCTACTCCTAGCCCCTTTCAAAATGTTCCAAAAGCAACACCGGAATCACATTCCCAATCAGTTCCTCCTCGCAGTTCTCCTCTTCCTCAGGTATCTGCAAACTTGTCTTTAGGAGGGATCCATAGAACTCCCTCATCTACTCAGCCATCGTCTGTTTCTAGCCCATCACCCCCCAGCATGTTGAGTCACCCATCATCTTCAGTGTACCCCCACCAGCCATCTCCAACTCTTGCACCCCATTCAGAATGTATGATTCACCCGACGATGCATAGTCCCCCTGTCAACAATTCTCAGATGGGGCATGTAAAAAGTCCATCTCCTTGTGGCACTCCCGGTCAGCTACAATTCTCTGAACAAGAGAGTCGGCCCTTCTACTCTGCTCCGCCCACCCCAGTTCCAGCTCCACTGGCTCATTCCCCAAGGTGGCTCTCTCATGGCTACCAGAGACATTATAGTAGCTTCCAGGCCCCATCATCCATGAGTTCCTACACTCAGCACCCCACTCCTCTTTCTCGTCTTGCTCTTCTCAGCTCAAATGCAATGGCTCATCATCATACCTTAGGAAGCCCTCTTTCTGATGATAAACATAACACCAGCACTCCTGGGTTGTCAGGCCATCACATATCAGATGACCATTTTCACTCATCGACTAGCCCAGACTTTTCCCAGTTGCTTGATTGA